The following coding sequences are from one Nitrospira sp. window:
- a CDS encoding glycosyltransferase family 9 protein, with translation MNRQVLILNITRMGDLVQMGTLLARLQEEWPGVAVDVIVDRRFAAVASLLPGIRDIITYDFHALIDDSRAAVKSVTALYTDLATWARPLVDRRYNRVINLTFNRPSALLASYIGAPDIRGARCAWDGESVIENPWMAYFTDMHHFRAMNRFNLVDVYALGGSGPGTHAPLSVRVTPAAREWARRFLTTAPDASQEWIAVQAGASDVMKAWRPEHFGRTLAHLSSRWTGGIVLIGTPAEQDTIAQVVRIYREAGGRNPVLNAAGHTTLEQLVGLLAECRLLLTNDTGPMHLAVGVQVPVIDLSVGHVDFRETGPYGSGHWVVQPELECAPCGFDQVCAHQTCKDRLPVTMVAELLLHVLAKGECPPTAPGYRLFRSSVDDDQLGSYCAVETEETSDLDWYSRYWRRYWYETLTHTVSRIPADSTLPHNAAAAARHLAGMMPDVERLCRQADAILQAAAQASPSPGSLQSLQREQTALRERIVLLGMAHIASSPVTTSFVRSIHHDHVRGLDRMARHHALAYRQWRKHLTEIHRHLTQSHPKSTVRRLTMFTDSSVAHSG, from the coding sequence ATGAACCGGCAGGTGCTGATCCTCAATATCACGCGGATGGGCGACCTGGTCCAGATGGGGACGTTGCTGGCCCGGCTGCAAGAAGAATGGCCGGGCGTGGCGGTCGATGTAATCGTGGATCGCCGGTTTGCCGCCGTTGCGTCCTTGCTGCCCGGGATCCGGGACATTATCACCTACGACTTCCATGCCCTGATCGATGACAGCCGGGCGGCCGTGAAGAGTGTCACCGCGCTCTATACCGACCTCGCGACATGGGCTCGCCCCTTGGTGGACAGACGCTACAATCGCGTCATCAACCTGACCTTCAATCGTCCGAGCGCATTGTTGGCTTCGTACATCGGCGCACCGGATATCCGCGGAGCCCGATGCGCCTGGGACGGAGAGAGTGTCATCGAGAATCCCTGGATGGCGTATTTCACCGACATGCATCACTTCCGCGCCATGAATCGATTCAATCTGGTCGACGTCTATGCGCTGGGAGGCAGCGGGCCAGGCACCCACGCGCCATTGTCGGTGCGAGTCACCCCTGCCGCGCGCGAATGGGCCCGGCGCTTTCTCACGACGGCGCCGGACGCGTCACAAGAATGGATTGCCGTGCAAGCCGGAGCAAGCGACGTCATGAAAGCCTGGCGGCCTGAGCATTTCGGCCGCACGCTGGCTCACCTGAGCAGCAGATGGACGGGCGGAATCGTCCTCATTGGAACCCCGGCCGAACAAGACACCATCGCTCAGGTCGTACGAATCTACCGGGAGGCCGGAGGACGCAATCCCGTCCTCAATGCGGCCGGCCACACGACCCTGGAGCAGTTGGTGGGTTTGCTCGCGGAGTGCCGTCTGCTCTTAACCAACGACACCGGCCCGATGCATCTGGCCGTCGGCGTTCAGGTACCGGTGATTGATCTTTCCGTCGGGCACGTGGATTTCCGGGAGACCGGTCCCTATGGATCGGGGCATTGGGTCGTGCAGCCGGAGCTTGAATGTGCCCCCTGCGGATTCGACCAGGTTTGCGCCCATCAAACCTGCAAGGATCGTCTTCCAGTGACCATGGTAGCGGAATTGCTGTTACACGTGTTGGCGAAAGGGGAGTGCCCCCCGACGGCGCCAGGCTACCGGCTCTTTCGCTCGTCCGTCGACGACGATCAGTTGGGCAGCTATTGCGCGGTAGAAACGGAAGAGACATCAGATCTCGACTGGTACAGCCGGTATTGGAGACGGTACTGGTATGAAACGCTGACCCACACCGTGAGCCGTATCCCTGCAGACTCGACCCTGCCTCACAACGCCGCCGCGGCGGCCCGCCACCTGGCCGGCATGATGCCGGACGTGGAGCGCCTCTGCCGTCAAGCCGATGCGATTCTGCAGGCCGCCGCACAGGCATCGCCATCGCCCGGCTCCTTGCAGTCATTACAGCGGGAGCAAACAGCGCTGCGCGAGCGCATCGTACTTCTGGGGATGGCCCATATCGCCAGTTCCCCGGTGACAACCTCGTTCGTGCGCTCAATCCACCATGATCATGTCAGAGGGCTCGACCGCATGGCCCGGCATCATGCCCTGGCCTACCGCCAATGGAGAAAACATCTTACAGAGATCCATCGACACCTGACTCAGAGTCACCCGAAGTCCACCGTGCGGCGATTGACGATGTTCACCGATTCCTCAGTCGCCCATTCAGGATAG
- a CDS encoding glycosyltransferase produces MNLLQTHLDGIRKTFPDLVAAVSDSAGGVLAIAPSREGSPSATQDGQWIHSAYDPRKEAQSWAALQTKEWHAGELGVVLGAGLLYHIEALVASKPAGARLAVVIADLAAFKDALAVRPLGPWFNAIEWIWGGTDEMATQLASKSAPLRFFTYAPAARPYAAQHQALDVELRRLLATRQHGRLHVAVVGPIYGGSLPITGYVVRALESLGHRVSWVDHSIHHASYARFNTFRDPRHRLSMQSRFADVLSMGTLTELAEDPPDLVLAMAQAPMSLGALEHLRRKKFITAMWFVENYRHLTYWQQLAPGYDYWFTIQQQDCHDALRRAGAPHVSYLPMAADPSVHRPLTLTTNDQLEFGSDLSFVGAGYANRRAVLPRWISKDWTFKVWGNEWEGADAMAPVLQRNGARIDTDTCLKVFNATAINLNLHSNTGGGLDPAADFVNPRTFELAAAGAFQLVDQRALLPACFTEDEIVSFENADEVPSLIRTWLRDPVGRRTIADAARRRVLRQHTYEHRMKDLLAELGMREPDRLGSILRGERTAEALAAQTTTPSELAPMLNRFAPDQRVELKDLAAQIRARGPRTELSREDLLILMLESYRTETRDLV; encoded by the coding sequence ATGAATCTTCTACAGACACATCTCGACGGTATTCGAAAGACCTTTCCGGACCTGGTTGCGGCGGTTTCAGACAGCGCTGGAGGAGTCCTCGCCATCGCACCGTCCCGAGAAGGCAGTCCGTCTGCCACGCAAGATGGGCAATGGATTCACAGTGCCTACGACCCGAGAAAGGAAGCCCAGTCCTGGGCCGCGCTGCAAACCAAGGAGTGGCACGCCGGAGAGCTGGGGGTGGTGCTGGGCGCGGGACTGCTCTATCACATCGAGGCTTTAGTCGCATCAAAGCCTGCCGGTGCTCGACTGGCGGTCGTGATCGCTGACCTTGCGGCGTTCAAGGATGCCCTGGCTGTCCGCCCTCTGGGCCCCTGGTTTAACGCCATTGAATGGATCTGGGGCGGCACCGATGAAATGGCGACGCAGCTCGCATCCAAATCGGCCCCGCTCCGCTTCTTCACCTACGCACCGGCGGCGCGCCCGTATGCCGCACAACACCAGGCCCTCGATGTGGAACTTCGCCGGCTGCTCGCGACCAGGCAACATGGACGTCTACATGTGGCCGTCGTGGGGCCGATCTACGGCGGCTCATTGCCGATCACCGGATACGTCGTGCGGGCCCTTGAATCCCTCGGGCACCGGGTGAGTTGGGTGGACCACAGTATCCATCACGCCAGCTATGCGCGGTTCAACACCTTCCGCGATCCTCGCCATCGGCTCTCGATGCAAAGCCGCTTTGCCGATGTGCTCAGCATGGGGACGCTGACGGAACTCGCAGAAGATCCTCCGGATCTCGTCCTGGCGATGGCGCAAGCCCCTATGTCGCTCGGCGCCCTGGAGCATCTGCGACGGAAGAAATTCATCACGGCCATGTGGTTCGTCGAAAACTATCGGCATTTGACGTACTGGCAGCAACTCGCTCCCGGATACGATTATTGGTTCACCATCCAACAGCAGGACTGTCACGACGCCCTCCGGCGGGCCGGTGCGCCGCATGTCAGTTACCTCCCCATGGCGGCCGATCCATCCGTGCATCGCCCGCTGACCTTGACGACGAACGACCAACTGGAATTCGGATCGGATCTGTCATTTGTCGGCGCCGGCTATGCCAATCGCCGGGCCGTCCTTCCTCGTTGGATCAGCAAGGACTGGACATTCAAGGTATGGGGAAATGAATGGGAGGGGGCCGACGCGATGGCGCCCGTCTTACAACGGAACGGAGCGCGCATCGACACCGATACGTGCCTCAAAGTGTTTAATGCCACCGCCATCAATCTGAATCTCCACTCAAATACCGGTGGGGGACTGGACCCGGCGGCAGATTTTGTGAATCCCCGTACGTTTGAACTGGCTGCGGCAGGCGCCTTTCAACTCGTCGATCAACGAGCGCTTCTTCCTGCCTGCTTTACCGAGGACGAGATCGTCAGTTTCGAAAACGCCGACGAGGTGCCATCCCTGATCAGGACCTGGCTTCGCGATCCGGTCGGCCGCCGCACCATCGCCGATGCGGCCCGCCGGCGGGTCTTGCGGCAGCATACCTACGAACATCGCATGAAAGACCTTCTGGCCGAATTAGGCATGCGGGAACCCGACCGCTTAGGCTCGATCCTGCGAGGGGAACGGACTGCAGAGGCGCTCGCCGCACAGACGACGACGCCGTCCGAACTGGCGCCGATGTTGAACCGGTTTGCGCCCGATCAGCGGGTCGAACTGAAGGATCTGGCGGCACAGATTCGCGCCCGCGGTCCCCGCACAGAACTCAGCCGCGAAGATCTGCTCATCCTCATGCTGGAAAGTTATCGGACTGAAACCAGGGATTTGGTATGA
- a CDS encoding glycosyltransferase family 9 protein produces MSRTLVIQLARLGDLVQTMPMIAALRKQCPRDTIDLLCPEPLRDLGTLIPGLDRVIGWDGARWHRWAARATQGIQPDQRKEIEQELAALCPRPYDRAFVLNQHTRAIVAGTLLANECIGPLAQGPLSEELTPWAAYVREIARTRRSNRIHLSDAFCGMCGLLPPGTPPRCLTPLVSPSRNLEQIGRGGGPWIGIIVGAGDPARLVPVDVWRTWIVRFLSVLPRGRVVLIGQGAECERARDIQETLPPSILGRIWDLTGQTTIHELAQTLTRCHHVIGSDTGPLHLAAAVGTPTLGWYFSRARVHETGPYGSDHRIWQSESEDGGAVVPTAWPIEPALDALMNQSPRTQTPWSLWTSQTDEWGTYYTEAGQSSASPREREALWHELSPAMPA; encoded by the coding sequence ATGTCCAGAACGCTTGTCATTCAACTCGCGCGGCTCGGCGACCTCGTGCAAACGATGCCGATGATTGCCGCCTTGCGGAAGCAGTGTCCTCGCGACACGATTGACCTCCTCTGTCCTGAGCCGCTTCGGGACCTTGGCACGCTGATTCCCGGGCTCGATCGAGTGATCGGATGGGACGGCGCCAGATGGCACCGCTGGGCCGCGCGTGCCACACAGGGGATTCAGCCGGACCAGCGGAAGGAGATCGAGCAGGAGCTCGCCGCCCTCTGTCCACGGCCCTACGATCGAGCATTCGTTCTCAATCAGCATACCCGGGCCATCGTCGCCGGGACGCTGCTGGCGAATGAATGTATCGGACCGCTCGCTCAGGGACCGTTGAGTGAGGAGCTGACACCCTGGGCGGCCTATGTCCGGGAGATTGCGCGGACCCGCCGCTCAAACCGCATTCATTTATCGGATGCCTTTTGCGGCATGTGCGGCCTCCTTCCTCCGGGAACGCCGCCCCGCTGCCTGACGCCGCTTGTTTCACCGTCGAGAAACCTGGAGCAAATCGGTCGAGGCGGGGGGCCCTGGATCGGGATCATTGTCGGAGCAGGGGATCCGGCCCGCCTGGTCCCGGTTGACGTCTGGCGTACATGGATTGTGCGCTTTCTGAGCGTGCTTCCGAGAGGCCGTGTCGTCTTGATCGGCCAGGGAGCGGAATGCGAGCGCGCAAGGGACATCCAGGAGACACTGCCGCCCTCGATACTCGGACGCATCTGGGACCTCACCGGACAGACGACCATTCATGAGCTCGCGCAGACGCTCACCCGTTGTCATCATGTCATTGGTTCAGATACAGGCCCCTTGCATCTGGCCGCCGCGGTCGGCACTCCGACCCTGGGGTGGTATTTCTCGAGAGCCCGGGTCCACGAAACCGGCCCCTATGGTTCAGATCACCGCATTTGGCAATCCGAGAGTGAAGATGGGGGAGCCGTGGTCCCGACCGCGTGGCCCATCGAGCCCGCTCTGGATGCGCTCATGAACCAGTCCCCTCGAACGCAGACCCCATGGTCACTATGGACCAGTCAGACCGATGAATGGGGCACCTACTACACCGAAGCCGGGCAATCCTCGGCATCGCCACGGGAACGTGAAGCCCTGTGGCATGAGCTGTCACCAGCCATGCCGGCATGA
- a CDS encoding glycosyltransferase, whose protein sequence is MKALLLQLEFPTWKTARPWTYGASFAVAEGLAANGVTCLTVPVLPDTTAASPDSWLSHARRILAGQRFDQVWIWLVHASLDTRILEWAAELAPVRIGFFMESLRYEEEDYRWAPGLRSRHVAFHRQLEHLTHALMVDERDVAELTALGTKPALWCPGLVPRRFIADPSRAPRYNRAVFHGNVYGDRAKWIEHPLLRDRMTFAQAPAQYTSNQQKFDELQKIASERVRHLPMVTAVDLERYVRALHTVREAEFRDWLFGLADWAGIVNLPGLTRCFGGRVYEAMAAGRPVISWRIPDRPRVDALFEDNREILLFSPDDPAELAHQIDRILQDTPFAQAIGIQGQRKLLAHHTAERRMKDILQWLESGKEPEYGNLPTLAEQPTGVKSVTPVNSSSAPRPQGPHPISTTVFLLTVGDPTFQACQESVEQQTGATFKIETIQDVCPFSAAAQEMIVRCTTPYFIQVDEDMVLHPDAVGRMEQAMTQAPAEVGMICFHLYDEDRECPIQGIKIYRTELMKRLAFRDLKASEMNLLDQMGEQGIRWILHPDALGRHGTRYTPETIYRRYKTMYEKDIRQWNLLTADIHRKAHKFRETGDILQLFALLGAAHGIIDAPMAPDREKDARAYHFKELEIFGRLLKTTPPVSQSYDFSRAAVPLKNPPIPLDQVQWKSAPVPPHTDASRSASEQPTPSLAPTPKHPTPQPGHILIVTPYFWPSVGGVETVAEDLGAGLLTAGFHVEVACYEQPDRRMDSHRGISITQLAPHDQMTNGIPTAANQVKHLVESNRYDACILLGSPMNALFYAILELQDLKNRRILFQPTINREGYAFIQQRPIVQSLLERLAKQTTAIIVLGHDTFDARFCGETGIPATIIPNGTPTLNPAFDFRLKYQIDEQQFLIVHVANLYRIKNHMSLLKTLDTLPTGATLVMIGHPTHETAYVAEVQRALSTRPDVLYIPGLHRDGVAAAIQAANLVVLSSEAEVSPLCLLEAMSLQRPWLATPGCGTANEQAGGLILPLDEFRSAIECLMAHPDYSSQLAQAGYDHWRTCYRWESLLAAWVELIRDGRLTHTCDTPEPIARMRDDLRARYRTLRTAATGSLHSQSPSGSKPRLTRPVSPDVNRSVHTPVTTSHEGSMDQDQFYINMFVKSPGWSTSEPNDDEAARWSKIAGFLEHILRRVQANNPDAMLRILEVGSGRGWLSNLASQYGTVEGVEPVAGVVAHARKMFPHIRFEAGTAEAVLSRPDFTPYDVVLCSEVIEHVPDPEKPAFLDELKQLLTSDGYLILTTPRGEMWEQWQRIAPPCQPIEDWITEERLTQHMTAQGFTPLGLERIYVEIPTLRYIPAPTPHNLKTMNLLPIYQVWIAQRTISSPGQARPMINKPPMVSVIIPTHNRPDRLRTAITSVLNQDYHDFQIVVVNDGTTPVEDIVSGLNRDGRILLVTHDRNRGLAASRNTGLRQASGKYVCYLDDDDRFLPHHLRTLVTHLESSGDKVAYTDAWRVHESLIDNTATEIGRDQPYAADFNPHQLLINNYLPVLCLMHERAVLDEVGAFDESLFVHEDWDLWIRMATRYPFKHLAVTTAEFTWRTDGSSMTSHRKDIFLRTMELIYCKYAPYAAKYAGVRENQQQNLANLRNKPLRKSFVCSIIIPVWNKLELTRQCLVALGPATEDVSFELIVVDNHSTDGTPEFLASLGGDVRIITNDENLGFAKACNQGAAVATGEYLVFLNNDTIPLKGWLSALVDEVRTQPDVTVVGSKLLYQDGTIQHAGVAIDRNNLTPYHIYNGFAADHPAVNKRRELNAVTAACLLIRRTAFADLGGFDEGYLNGFEDVDLCLRVREKQGRIIYQPHSVLYHLESQTPGRKQHDRANANRLHLRWGHCWWLVDDDSIYAGDGYKAVGEDQNGRPSYKLHLIDGTEERQAWDLVASMQQAAHHQDLATVEAVLRRSADWPADASILQWAASVATAMKLPSIAEEYRRRVASLNDPAFRELEDIRAALTAGQLSMASSRVDALLKQYPTHAEALLLRAILHMQREQYREAEIAFTTALNQGANRKKCLMGIGMASMGRSYPQGAWQTFLRVLAENPDDADVIHWLLRAGTAQNRWRELSVQLHNFLARNPSDLSVRFAYAGVLLRDDQVDAARQEYNQLRALAPAYEGLVELGQAIAAKESVLALNVSNA, encoded by the coding sequence ATGAAAGCGCTGCTTCTCCAACTCGAGTTTCCAACATGGAAGACGGCCAGACCTTGGACCTACGGCGCGAGCTTTGCCGTAGCGGAGGGACTCGCTGCCAATGGAGTCACCTGTCTGACGGTCCCGGTTCTTCCTGATACGACGGCCGCCTCTCCCGATTCCTGGTTATCCCACGCCCGCCGCATACTGGCCGGACAGCGCTTCGACCAGGTCTGGATTTGGCTCGTGCATGCGTCCCTCGACACACGAATTCTCGAATGGGCGGCGGAGCTGGCCCCTGTCCGCATCGGGTTTTTCATGGAGTCGCTACGGTATGAGGAAGAGGACTATCGTTGGGCTCCCGGATTGCGCAGTCGGCATGTCGCCTTTCACCGCCAGCTCGAGCACCTGACTCACGCACTGATGGTCGATGAACGCGACGTGGCCGAGCTCACGGCACTCGGAACAAAGCCAGCGCTCTGGTGCCCAGGATTAGTGCCTCGCCGTTTCATCGCGGATCCCTCACGTGCTCCTCGTTACAATCGGGCCGTCTTTCATGGCAATGTGTATGGTGATCGCGCCAAGTGGATCGAGCATCCGCTGCTGCGCGACCGCATGACCTTCGCTCAGGCCCCGGCACAATACACTTCCAATCAACAGAAGTTCGATGAGCTCCAAAAGATTGCAAGCGAGCGGGTGCGCCATCTTCCAATGGTAACCGCTGTAGACCTGGAGCGCTATGTTCGGGCCTTGCACACCGTGCGTGAGGCAGAGTTTCGTGACTGGCTGTTTGGACTCGCCGACTGGGCCGGTATCGTCAACCTTCCCGGTCTGACTCGTTGTTTCGGTGGCCGTGTCTATGAAGCCATGGCGGCGGGACGCCCGGTGATCTCCTGGCGCATTCCCGACCGGCCCAGAGTCGACGCCTTGTTTGAAGACAATCGGGAGATCCTATTGTTCTCTCCTGATGATCCCGCGGAGCTGGCTCATCAGATCGATCGCATCCTGCAAGATACACCATTCGCCCAAGCGATCGGCATCCAGGGACAGCGCAAACTGCTCGCGCATCATACGGCGGAACGTCGGATGAAGGACATCCTCCAGTGGCTTGAAAGCGGGAAAGAACCTGAGTACGGGAACCTTCCCACCCTTGCTGAACAACCGACGGGCGTCAAATCCGTGACGCCCGTCAATTCCTCGTCAGCCCCACGTCCTCAGGGGCCACACCCCATCTCCACCACTGTGTTTCTATTGACAGTCGGTGATCCGACCTTCCAAGCCTGTCAAGAGTCGGTCGAACAGCAAACGGGAGCGACATTCAAGATCGAGACGATACAAGACGTCTGTCCCTTCAGCGCCGCCGCCCAGGAAATGATTGTGCGCTGTACGACTCCATACTTCATTCAGGTTGATGAAGACATGGTACTGCATCCCGATGCCGTCGGTCGAATGGAGCAGGCGATGACGCAGGCGCCGGCTGAAGTCGGCATGATTTGCTTCCACCTCTATGACGAGGACCGGGAATGCCCGATCCAAGGCATCAAAATCTATCGGACGGAGCTGATGAAACGGCTGGCGTTCCGCGACTTGAAGGCCAGTGAAATGAATCTGCTCGACCAGATGGGCGAGCAGGGGATTCGCTGGATTCTCCATCCCGATGCCTTGGGGCGCCACGGAACACGCTATACGCCAGAGACCATCTATCGGCGCTATAAAACGATGTACGAAAAGGACATTCGGCAGTGGAATCTTTTGACTGCGGATATCCACCGCAAAGCACACAAGTTTCGCGAGACCGGCGATATTCTCCAACTATTTGCTCTCCTCGGAGCTGCGCACGGAATCATCGATGCCCCGATGGCGCCAGACCGAGAGAAGGACGCCCGCGCGTACCATTTCAAAGAGCTGGAGATCTTTGGACGGCTTCTCAAGACTACTCCTCCGGTAAGCCAGAGCTACGATTTCTCTCGTGCAGCAGTACCTCTGAAGAATCCACCAATCCCCCTTGATCAGGTGCAGTGGAAGAGTGCGCCGGTTCCACCGCATACCGACGCTTCCCGTTCGGCATCGGAACAACCGACCCCTAGCCTTGCGCCAACACCCAAACACCCCACACCGCAGCCTGGTCACATCCTTATCGTGACTCCTTATTTTTGGCCCTCTGTCGGTGGCGTCGAAACGGTGGCGGAGGATCTGGGAGCGGGTTTGCTTACCGCCGGATTCCATGTAGAGGTCGCCTGCTATGAACAGCCCGACCGAAGGATGGACAGTCATCGGGGCATCAGCATTACCCAGCTGGCCCCTCATGACCAAATGACGAACGGTATTCCTACCGCAGCCAACCAGGTGAAGCACCTGGTTGAGTCGAACCGCTACGACGCCTGTATCCTACTGGGCTCACCAATGAATGCCTTGTTCTATGCCATCCTAGAGTTACAGGACCTGAAGAATCGACGCATTCTATTCCAGCCCACGATCAACCGGGAAGGGTACGCCTTCATTCAGCAAAGACCGATTGTCCAGTCACTCCTGGAGCGCCTGGCCAAACAGACGACCGCGATCATTGTGCTTGGTCATGACACATTCGATGCTCGCTTCTGTGGAGAGACGGGGATTCCTGCCACCATTATCCCGAACGGCACGCCCACACTGAATCCCGCATTTGACTTTAGGCTGAAGTACCAGATTGACGAACAGCAATTCCTCATCGTGCATGTCGCCAATCTCTATCGAATCAAGAACCATATGAGCCTGCTCAAGACCCTGGATACGTTGCCCACCGGTGCCACGCTCGTCATGATCGGCCATCCCACTCACGAAACCGCATACGTTGCGGAAGTGCAACGCGCGCTCTCGACTCGCCCTGACGTACTTTATATTCCTGGATTGCATCGAGATGGCGTGGCGGCAGCAATACAGGCTGCCAATCTTGTGGTCTTATCTTCTGAGGCGGAAGTCTCTCCGTTATGCCTGCTAGAAGCTATGAGCTTACAACGCCCTTGGTTAGCCACCCCTGGCTGCGGGACTGCCAATGAACAGGCCGGGGGGTTGATACTCCCGCTGGATGAATTCAGGTCGGCGATTGAATGCCTGATGGCACATCCGGACTATTCGTCACAGCTGGCTCAGGCAGGTTACGACCATTGGAGGACGTGTTATCGATGGGAATCTCTCCTCGCAGCCTGGGTGGAATTAATTCGAGACGGGCGACTCACGCACACGTGCGATACCCCCGAACCTATCGCCCGCATGCGTGACGATCTTCGCGCTCGCTACCGAACACTGCGCACGGCAGCGACAGGATCCCTTCACAGCCAGAGTCCGTCAGGAAGCAAGCCGCGACTGACGAGACCTGTTTCACCTGACGTGAATCGATCAGTTCACACACCAGTCACAACATCACACGAGGGCTCAATGGACCAAGATCAGTTTTACATCAACATGTTTGTGAAGAGTCCTGGTTGGTCAACATCCGAACCGAATGATGATGAAGCCGCACGCTGGTCAAAAATCGCCGGATTCCTCGAACATATCCTCCGGAGGGTACAGGCCAATAATCCTGATGCCATGCTCCGCATCCTTGAAGTCGGAAGCGGCCGCGGATGGTTGAGCAATTTGGCCTCCCAATATGGGACGGTGGAAGGCGTTGAACCGGTCGCAGGCGTCGTAGCCCACGCCCGAAAGATGTTTCCGCACATTCGTTTCGAAGCCGGCACGGCAGAAGCCGTGCTGAGCCGCCCGGACTTCACCCCCTATGATGTGGTGCTGTGCTCAGAAGTCATTGAGCACGTACCGGACCCTGAGAAACCGGCTTTTCTGGACGAGTTGAAGCAGCTTCTGACTTCCGACGGATACCTCATTCTGACCACGCCACGAGGAGAAATGTGGGAACAGTGGCAACGCATTGCACCCCCCTGCCAGCCAATCGAAGATTGGATCACTGAAGAACGGCTCACTCAGCATATGACGGCTCAGGGCTTCACGCCCTTGGGTCTCGAACGGATTTACGTTGAGATACCGACTCTCCGATACATTCCCGCGCCCACTCCGCATAACCTCAAGACCATGAATTTGCTTCCCATTTATCAGGTGTGGATCGCACAGAGAACGATCAGTTCACCGGGTCAGGCGCGTCCAATGATCAATAAGCCGCCGATGGTGAGCGTCATCATTCCGACACACAATCGTCCGGATCGTCTTCGCACGGCGATAACGAGCGTACTCAACCAAGACTATCACGACTTTCAGATCGTGGTGGTCAACGACGGGACGACTCCTGTCGAAGACATCGTGTCCGGTTTGAACCGCGATGGTCGCATCCTCCTTGTGACACATGATCGCAACCGAGGCCTCGCGGCCTCCCGCAACACCGGGTTGCGACAGGCGTCAGGGAAATACGTGTGCTATTTGGATGACGACGACCGGTTCCTTCCGCACCATCTGCGGACATTGGTGACGCATCTTGAATCCTCCGGCGACAAGGTCGCCTACACCGATGCATGGCGGGTGCATGAATCTCTGATCGACAACACGGCGACCGAAATCGGACGAGATCAGCCCTATGCGGCTGATTTCAATCCGCATCAATTATTGATCAACAATTATCTCCCGGTCTTGTGCCTCATGCATGAGCGGGCCGTCCTTGATGAAGTCGGCGCGTTCGACGAAAGCCTCTTCGTCCATGAAGATTGGGATCTCTGGATCCGGATGGCGACTCGATATCCGTTCAAGCACCTTGCCGTCACGACGGCCGAGTTCACGTGGCGTACGGACGGCTCGTCGATGACGAGTCACAGGAAAGATATATTCCTGAGAACGATGGAACTCATTTATTGTAAGTACGCGCCCTATGCCGCCAAGTATGCAGGCGTGCGGGAAAACCAGCAGCAGAATCTCGCCAATCTCCGAAATAAGCCACTTCGCAAATCATTTGTCTGTTCCATCATCATTCCGGTCTGGAACAAGCTCGAGCTCACCCGTCAATGTCTCGTCGCACTCGGTCCAGCCACTGAAGATGTGTCATTCGAACTCATCGTCGTTGATAACCATTCGACCGATGGCACGCCTGAATTTCTCGCATCGCTGGGTGGGGATGTCCGGATCATCACGAACGACGAGAACCTGGGATTTGCCAAGGCCTGCAACCAAGGAGCTGCCGTTGCAACGGGCGAGTATCTCGTGTTTTTGAACAACGATACGATTCCACTCAAAGGTTGGCTGAGCGCGTTGGTCGATGAAGTCCGAACACAGCCCGACGTCACCGTCGTCGGCAGTAAACTGCTGTATCAGGACGGCACAATACAACATGCCGGGGTCGCGATCGACCGCAATAACCTCACTCCCTACCATATATATAATGGATTCGCAGCCGATCATCCGGCCGTCAATAAACGGCGCGAACTGAACGCCGTGACAGCCGCCTGTCTCCTGATTCGCCGCACGGCGTTCGCAGATCTCGGTGGGTTTGATGAAGGCTACCTCAACGGTTTTGAAGATGTCGATCTCTGCCTGAGAGTACGGGAGAAACAGGGCCGCATTATCTACCAGCCTCACAGCGTGTTGTATCACCTGGAAAGTCAAACGCCAGGCCGTAAACAACACGACCGCGCGAATGCCAATCGTTTACACCTGCGTTGGGGGCACTGCTGGTGGCTGGTCGATGACGACAGCATCTACGCAGGGGACGGCTACAAAGCCGTTGGGGAGGATCAGAATGGAAGACCGTCGTATAAGCTTCATTTGATCGACGGCACAGAAGAGCGACAGGCGTGGGACCTCGTCGCGTCCATGCAACAGGCAGCACATCATCAGGACTTGGCAACCGTCGAGGCTGTCTTGCGACGCTCTGCGGATTGGCCGGCCGACGCGTCCATTCTGCAATGGGCCGCGTCCGTTGCGACGGCCATGAAACTCCCGAGCATTGCGGAGGAGTATCGACGCCGGGTTGCCAGCCTGAATGATCCGGCATTTCGCGAGCTGGAGGACATTCGCGCCGCACTCACTGCCGGTCAATTGTCGATGGCGTCGAGCCGCGTCGACGCGTTACTGAAGCAATATCCTACCCATGCGGAGGCGCTCCTTCTTCGAGCCATCCTCCATATGCAGCGGGAACAATACCGCGAAGCCGAAATTGCCTTTACCACGGCGCTCAATCAGGGGGCGAACCGGAAGAAATGTCTCATGGGAATCGGCATGGCGTCGATGGGCAGATCCTATCCGCAAGGAGCCTGGCAGACCTTCCTACGGGTCCTTGCGGAGAACCCCGATGACGCCGATGTGATTCATTGGCTGCTGCGTGCGGGGACCGCGCAGAATCGCTGGCGGGAGCTCAGCGTCCAGCTGCACAACTTCCTCGCGCGGAACCCCAGCGATCTGTCGGTCCGCTTCGCCTACGCCGGCGTCTTATTGCGTGACGATCAGGTGGACGCGGCGCGTCAGGAATACAATCAGCTGCGCGCCTTGGCTCCCGCGTATGAGGGATTGGTTGAACTCGGCCAGGCCATCGCCGCCAAAGAGAGCGTGTTGGCGCTGAATGTGTCCAACGCCTAG